TCATATGAGAACCTGCACGCATCTACCTGATTTAAAGTTAGTGTATGGAGTTCGCTGTTCATAAGTGAATGTTTATTACTAACGCGCGCGTATCTCACGTGCCGCCATGCTCGCGTGACGTCACACAGCCGTAAAGCatcgtcttcttcttcttctgtgggTTTATTGCGGGGTTGCGAACCAAATCAAAAAGTACATTCCGCCAACTTCTGTGCTGCAGCTTGAAGATAAATAAACGGggtttaatatattattaaatatctttCTAAAACGTGTTATACAGTATCAAATTCCTTACACTAATTCATCATAAACCTGTATTATGCTTTTCAGACATAAAATACTTTCTTAAAGTAGCCACCCCCAgaagttaatattttaataatttagtattattagtttaaaaatatgctactgttgtaaattacaattacacagtaaaaagaaatgaatacttgattaaaaaaaaaaaaaaggctacttttcattttatttttcacaagttACATTACATTAAGTTACATTAAATTCTTCACTTTCAAACGTTCAGATCCTTGAggttttatttgacaaaaatcacaaaaatgtacaaagggcttacacacacacacacacacacacacttttttgtAAGTCTGTATTTAATTGGGTTTACATGTGTCTGCTATGTGCACTCGGTGTCAGTTTCTTGTTGATTTATGTAATTGTGTTATTAAGCACATTTTGTATTCAACACAGAAGCAAAATAATGTCCTTTACCttatcaaaataacaaaatgaattggcaaaataaaatacatatttgccTTTTcgaaaaaatgtttcttataaGAGAGCAGGCAGATCTGTAATCAAATCAGATTaatgtctttatatatatatatatatatatatatatacagtgtgtaaAAATCTCTAGTGTGTGCACGGACCATCAACACTGCAGTGCAGTCAGGCCGAAtacaatatacacaatacacagaATACTGAACACAGTATACATATTATACacagtatttacagtatacATACTGATGATGGGATATGCAAATTGAGAAcgacagaataataataaatgctctTTTTGGAGTGAGAAGGAGTCTGTTGTTGGAATACATTAAACTCTTATGTCAAAATATCAATGACAATTGATTCCTCAAGATCTGGCATCCGGTATCCgatgttaaaattttaatataacatgCAAAACGATGTTTAGTATATAAAATCACTTGTCCTGTGACTGCTAgatatgatttctgaaaaaagttgatatttaaaaaaatgcagctaTTTTCTGTTTCTTGCTATATCtagattttaaatgaaacaaagcCTTCTGTGATCAGTGGTGCAgttttatttctgaatgaacGGTCATATGTCTTGTTATGTTACTCAGATGTTTGAAGGTGCGTCCACACTGAGGGCAAATGTAAGGGTTTTCTTTGGTGTGGATCCTCGTGTGCGTCTTCAGATGCTCTTTTCGAGTGAAGCTCTTCGGACACAGGTGACAGGTGTGAGGACGCTCTCCGGTGTGAATCCTTCTGTGTCTCTTCAGGTCACTTTTATGAGTGAATCTGCTCCCACACTGCGGGCAGGTGAAGGGACTCTCTCCGGTGTGAATGCCTACGTGATCGTTAAGGCCTCTTTTATAGGTGAAGCTCATGCCGCACTGACGGCATGTGAAAggtttctctccggtgtgaatcCGTACGTGATCCTTAAGGTTTCCTTTCTGtgtgaagctctttccacactgttggcaggtgaacGGCTTCTCTCCCGTGTGAATCCTTATGTGAGCCTTAAGGTGACTCTTTTgcgtgaaactctttccacattgagGGCAGGCAAGAGAAGTCTTGGATCTTCTGTTTTGTGACAAACTCTTTACCGTCTGTGAGCCATTTAAAGACTCATGTCCGGACCGATACTGATGCTCCTCTTCCACTTCATTCAGCTCTTGACTCTCCTCTTTCACCTCCATCAGCTCTGAAATGAACACGTAGACAAACATTAATCAAAAGGGACAAAACCAATTATGCAGCAGTTCAGACGGGCATTTACGCTGCAGTTTTAGATGTGGCCAGAATGATTATTTCTGTTGGGAGAAAGTGATAAAAGTGACATTAGTGTTTCTCAGATGGTGGGTTTTGACTGTGTCAGTGTCTATTATGTGCACACAATGCTGATAAACTACAACAGGT
This portion of the Onychostoma macrolepis isolate SWU-2019 chromosome 02, ASM1243209v1, whole genome shotgun sequence genome encodes:
- the LOC131554189 gene encoding gastrula zinc finger protein XlCGF49.1-like yields the protein MELIKEESEDTSDPEASEIKDAEQQTELMEVKEESQELNEVEEEHQYRSGHESLNGSQTVKSLSQNRRSKTSLACPQCGKSFTQKSHLKAHIRIHTGEKPFTCQQCGKSFTQKGNLKDHVRIHTGEKPFTCRQCGMSFTYKRGLNDHVGIHTGESPFTCPQCGSRFTHKSDLKRHRRIHTGERPHTCHLCPKSFTRKEHLKTHTRIHTKENPYICPQCGRTFKHLSNITRHMTVHSEIKLHH